The Lodderomyces beijingensis strain CBS 14171 genome assembly, chromosome: 4 nucleotide sequence ACAATGCTtgtcgaaaaaaaaggtcttTATAGAGCGCCTGGCTCCCAATATCGCAGCTAATTCCCGGGTCCCACAGTTTTCAGATTACTAACAACCACACTAGAATGGCGCCAAAGATCCAACAAACTAAGGCCGCtaaagctgctgctgccttgGCCGGTGGTAAGAAAGGTAAAAAGAAGTGGAACAAGGGTAaggtcaaggacaaggcTCAGCACATTGTCATCTTGGACCAAGAGAAATACGACAGAATCTTGAAGGATGTCCCAACCTACAAGTACGTTTCCGTTTCCGTTTTGGTTGACAGATTGAAGATTGGAGGTTCGCTTGCCCGTGTTGCTTTGAGACAGTTGGAGGACGACGGAATCATTACCCCGGTCTTGAAGCACTCCAAACAAGCCATCTACACTCGTGCTCAGTAATTGATAGTGTAGTGGGCTCTTGCTAGCATTTGTATATTAcgaccaaaaaattttgaaaaccatAATGTGTTAGCTTCAGTGTAGCTTTAGTACTCTTCAACCCACCGAGATGGCCTCTTTCGGTGCCTCGACGTGAAAttaaaagagaaaaaaaaacgagagCTCCAAACActccttcttgtttctACATGATGATACGAACGAGTCGcccgttggtgttgaagaggGCATTTTTTGGCTCTTCGAAGCCCCAGTCATATAGCATTTCACGGGTCCTCAATGGCTCACCGGAGCAGGTTTTCGACATCGTAAGCAGGGTGGACAACTACAAGAACTTTGTGCCGTTTGTTGAGGACTCGTTCATTACAAGCAGGGATGGTGGCAATCTCCCCTCGGGAGctggtttgaaaatcgGGTGGAACGACATTACCGAGCGGTTTGTATGCAAACTCCACTGCGAGGAGAACAGAAACGTGTAcgccaaaagtgttgagctAGAGTTGTTTGAGACCCTTGAAACGCAGTGGGTGTTCAGCCACGTTTCGACGAGCAAGTTCCCAAAGTGTCGagtcgatttcaaactcacGTACAAGTTTCGAAACCCATTGTACAACCATCTCAGTTCCATGTTTGCTCCGCAGGTTAGCAACATCATGATTGgtgcgtttgaaaaacagttgaaacaacaacaacgatgaGGCCAGAATCGAACCTGTCATCAAAAGTGGTTGCCATTAGGGGAGGAAGACGCATCATATTGTGGGATAAATCGAGATATAGATCTTAATAGACACAACCTGGAACTTTAGAATTTCGTGGGTGCCGG carries:
- a CDS encoding 40S ribosomal protein eS25, with translation MAPKIQQTKAAKAAAALAGGKKGKKKWNKGKVKDKAQHIVILDQEKYDRILKDVPTYKYVSVSVLVDRLKIGGSLARVALRQLEDDGIITPVLKHSKQAIYTRAQ